The DNA window CGGGATCGATATCCGCTGTTGCCCGCGCTGCGGCCCATTCGGCGATGGCAGCGTCGTCTTGATGTTGCGACAGCTGGTCGCGTGCAAGTTCCTTCGCGAATTCCGCGTTCTGGTCGAGTACTTCGAGGCGTCGAGTCGTCTCGATAGTCCGGAGCTGGTGGCGCTGCTGATCTCGTGTTTCGCGAGCGGCGGCCCGGGCTTCGCTGACGTTGGCGCGGTTTTGTGCGGCACCGTCGCGCGCCGCGCCCTGCTTGGCTGCCCGGTAGGTGCGAACAGTGTCGAGAGCGACGCGCATCGCCTGGGTCGCCACGCCACGGAGCGAGTTGGTGATCTCGTCGACTTCTTCGGTCATGATCAGCGCACCTCAAGCTGGTCAAGCAACCAGGGTCGCTTCGAATCGGTTCGGACAACCCGCGCGTAGATGGAGGTGTGATGGGCTGGGCCATCGCCGAGATGCTGATCGAGCGTGATTACGCGACTGACCGATCCGCCGGTGTCGGGTGGATGATCGTCCTCGGCGACATGCGCCGTGGTGATTACGCGCGTTGCGCCACGTTGCTCCGACAACGTGCTGGTGATCTGGCCCCCGAGCGCGATGGCCGAGTTTCCGACTCTTTCGCGGTAGTCGTCGGTCAACAGTGGAGAGGCAGCATCGAATGATGTCGCAGGGTCGTACTTTTCGGACGATTGGGAAAAGATGCGCGTGACTGCTGCGGTCAGCACTTCCTCGGCCGCGCAGGGGTCGACGTTCGTGTAAGGGTGAGGAAATGGCGGCGCGGTGCACGTTGCCGCAGGAATCGCCACGTCGTCGCGCGCCGCGCAGCCGGTGACTGCCAGCAGCATGGCCCCGATACCGGTGATCGCAAGCGCGGGTCGGACCTTCATGACGCGGTCGGGTAGGCATCGTCGGAGAGCAGTTCGACGGGATCGACGGCGGGTTGGAGATAGCCACCCGAGTTCACCCATTCCGTTGCCGGATTCCAGTCACTAGTGACGATGAGATCCAGCACCAGTTGGTGGCTGTTCGCCAAGTTGGTCAGCCTCGCGTTATCGAGTGTCCTGCTCACCATCAAGTGGACGGTCGCTGCGGGGGCGTTGATAGCTTCGCGAGCGCGGGCAGCCAGTCGAATGGCCTTGATCGCTGCCGAGTTGTCGGCGCGCAGTGGATCGCCCTGTGGGTGATCCGGATCGTCGAAACCAAAGGGACCGAAGGCAATCAGCTGGCCCTCGTCGCCGCAGATCGCCCAAGTGTCATGGTCACTTCCCGCGGACCACAAGGTGATATGTGGACCGCTGTCAGCTGCGGATCGGCCATACTTGTCGGTGGCCGACGCCGGGTCGTGTTGTGCCGGGATTCTGTGGCCGGGGATGAACATACGTACTTCCTCCTTGTGTTATCCGTATCTGCGGACGTCCATGCGTTCCCCCTGCCAGAGGGGCTCGATCGTGACGGTTTGGCCGAAGGTCGGCGCGTGTAGGAGCAGGTCACGGCCCTGCTCGTCGGTGCCGTACAAGACACCGACGTGATGGGATTCCGCAGCGCCGGGTTGTGTGAAAAAGATCAGGTCGCCGGGCCGGCGCTGAGCGAACGGAATGGTTTGGCCCGCAGGGTCGTCCTGCTGTGACTGCGTGTAGTGCGCGAGCCGGATGCGTCCCTGCGATGCGTGGTAGATCGCGTAGAGGGTCAGACCTGAGCAATCCATTCCGCCGCTGGTGGGGCCGTTGGCATCGCCGCCGCCCCACACGTAAGGCGTTCCGAGCCAGCGCGCGGCGGCCTCGACAACCGCTTGGCCGAATGGTCCTGTGTTGCCTGGGATTGCAAGTCCCGAGCCGTCTGCACCGCATCCTGCTGGCAGCTGGCCGGGGGCCGTGGCGGGCAGTTGACCGACATCGATTCCAGCAAAAGCGTTGTACAGGTCCTGGGCCAGTGGGAGGTCGCGGCTGTACGCAGTGGGATTGCCAGAGATCTCGATGGCCTGCGCGAGTTCGGCCGGATCCATCGCAGCAGCGCCGCTGATCTTGTCGGCCTGGTCATAGAACCATCCGATCTGATAACTAGGGTCCATCAATGTCGAGATGCCAACCGCTCCCCACACGCTGGCTCGCATCTGATGTGGTCCGAGGCTATCCAGGTTGGTGCCGGTCCCGTCGTTGGCGAAGCGCAGAGATTCCGGGACGGAAGGATTGGCGAGGTTCCTGAGTCCGGATTCGGTGATCTGCGCCGCGAGTTCGGCGACGATCACTGTGCGTGGCTGGCGCCGCTGCACACCGATCACCACACCGTTGCGAGCGAGCTTGAGCTGTGCCTCGTTGAGCCCGGCGAGAGTGATGCCGGTAGGACCTTCGATTCCGCCGCCCGAAGAAGCGGCCAGAGTGCACGTGGCCGGATTTTGGGAGCCGACCATGACGAGCATCGACAATGTCGATACGGTGAGAAGCAGAGGGAGGGCGGTAGCGAACGCTACGGTGGTCCGTGAGGTCTCCATGCGATCACCCCGCGTCTTCAGTATCGCGGAGGCCATCAAACCGACGGTTCGTATTGTGGACCTGAGTTGCGCGCTCGGTGGCGGTGAAAACGAGCCTGAATGGAATTCCGGGTTGCTGGCCTTCGCCGGTACGGAGTAGGAAACATCCTGTGCCAGGCGGTGTTTCACGTTCGCCCCGACTATCGAGCAGTTCTTCGGTGGGTTGACGGGGAGCCGCCCACCCGGTGAGTAGTAGTTCCTCGGTTTTGGTCAATGGCACGACCGCGCGAAGTCGTTCCACTTCGTCGGGTGGTATCGGCCCGAGGATCTTCGCTCTGGATCGCTCGATGAATCCCAGCGCCTTCATGCGGGCTGCTGGACTGTCGAACGCCGACAGATCTTTGATGGTGTGGCTGCACATGATCAGCCCTGAGCCCAGCGGCCGGTTGAGCCGAGTGAGCGCGTCGACGCGGTCAACCATGAAATCGCCGAGCCCAAGGACTCGCCAGATCTCGTCGAGGACGATCTCGAATGTGCGTTTGCGTGCGAGGCCGGCGTCAGCGAGGGTGTGAGCTGCGGTCACGGCGTTGATACCTTCGGACCAGCAGACCATGAGCACGGCGGCGAGCAATTTGTTGTCCCCATCGGGGATATGGCTGACATCAACGCAGACCGCGGGCGCATCGAGGTTGAGTTCGGTCGTGGTATGGCCGTCGAGCGCTTCTCCGAATGGGCCTTCGATCAGCGCTCTCAACGAACGCCGAAGAGTGCGGGTGGAGTCTCGGTAGGCGTACCCGACGTCCTCCTCCGAGGAGCGAAGCATGTTCTCGCCGCCGTCGGAGATCACGCCGAGCAGATCACGCAGGAGCGGCGGCCGAGACATCGTGTAGTCACCGTCGCTGTAGAGCTGTCGTAGACCCGCCGCGATCAGGGTCTCTTCCCAATCCGCGATCCGGTCGCCCCGCGCGAGTTCAATCAGAGCAGCAACGATGGTGACCTGACCTGCTTCGACGCGGGCAATGACCTGCCGCCGCAGATCAGAGTCGGGTAGGCGGTCGACCACGGCACCGAGTGCGCCGACGGCCAAGGGATTCAGCTTGCCTCGCCCGTATCCGAGTTCGACGATCTGGCCGCCGAGATGCTCGACCAGGTCGCGGTATTCACCTTTGGTGTCACCGAGCGCGAGCACGGTCTCTCCGGCAGCGACTGCGCCGGTCATTATCCGGCGGATGAGTGAGGACTTGCCGAAACCGTTGAGGGCCAGCACGAAAAGCGTGGGAGCAGTGAGAAAGCCGCGTAAGAACCAGGCCATGGGATCGAAGTGCACCGGGCTGCCGGTGACGAAGTGCGGCCCGAGCGGGGTGCCGACTACTGGCGCGGAAGCGCCGACCGAGAATGGCCAGAGTCCAGCTGTTTGGGTTGTGGTGCCACGCCACTCTGGTGTCGCGGGAACGACCGAGGACCGCCCGCCTCCGGCTCCGCGATAGCCACGGTCGGTCAGAGTTGCCAACGGGCGGTCGAAGCCATCGCGGCGGCTGTCTTCGGCGCGGCGGGTCGCGGTGGCGAGGCGGTGGTTGTCGCTGGACAACAGGTATCGCGCCCACCAGGCACTAAGACCGCCGTGCGCCACGACATTCTCGACGCGCGCACGCTCGTCCCGCGTCATTACTCGAATCCCGGCCACCTGTGTGGTGCGGGCTGGATGGGCGGCGCGGCGGGTCATGACGCCGACACGCGCTTCGAGATGCTGGCATGTTCAGGCAGGATCACACCGACGCCGAGGCTCGCGGCAAATGCCGAGGCTTGGAAGGCGTAGCAGCGGCGCACGTTGAGCCGAGATGCCGCCGACATGGTCTGTACAGATGCTTCGATGCCGGGGAGATCAGCGCCCAGATGGTCGGTGACGGTGACGAGTACGCCGAAGCGAGTCAAACCAGCACCGCGGGCTTGTTCCTGACGGCTGGCCTGCGTGTTGCCTACCCGAAGTGAGGCGGATGCCGAGGCTATTCCTTGTTGGGTCTGCTCGGCGGCGAGAGCATCCTTGAAATCGGAATCGACGATCGAGGTCGATTCGGCAGGAGAGTGCAGTCGATACACGACGGCGACTCGTTTGCGGGGAACATCCGGGCGCGGCTCGAGCAGTGGCTTGAGTGCCGTTTCGTGGACCGCCCCCAGCGGAGCGGCGTCCATCTCCCAGGTCACCGACCGGGCACCATCGTGAACGAAATGGTCCCATCGGTCGTCATGACTGATCGGCCCGGCACTATCCCAGGATTGGGTGCCCAGTACATCCTCGCCCGCTGCTTCGACATCACGTTGAGCAGCAAGGTCGTAACGGGTCCGAACCAGGCCGAATACCTCCCACGCCCGCATTGGGGTAGCGGGCAGCCCGGCACGGGCCAATTGGCTGAGTGCTCCTTGCAGCCGCAGCCCGATTTCTTTCGCCTGTTCAGCCTGGTCGCGACGCATCCGCCCAATCGACCGGTACGTCAGCGCGATCCGAGCTTCGATACGCACTCCGCTTCCACCGGTATCGGCGGCAGCTTCGGCCATGACGGCGCGCGCGTAATCAGGGGTGCCGCGCCGAATCAGCCGTGCAACCTCACGCCGTTGCCGGAGCCGAGTATCGACGACGGATTCCAGAACCGAGGTCACCGCGACGACATCGCCGCTGCGCCCTTGTGCAGCCAGGAACGTCCCGTATTCTTCGACCCAGGCGTCGATTCGGTCTTGATCGACCAGTTCCTGCGCCGACGGAATGACGCGCAACACCACCGTCCAGTGGTTGGTTCGACGCACATGGATCAGCCCGAACCTCCGCCCACCCGGTGCTTCGAACTCCATCAGCTTCGAGTCGGCCAGCAAGCCAGGCAACCGCGCGGAACCGGGAATTCGGCTGAACCGCCCTGCACGGTAAAGGGTTTCGTTACGTCGTCGTGCAAGTGCGTACTGTGTTCGCAGCGTGACGATCTCCCAGCCGGTCCGTCCTGCGCGCTGCACGACCAACGGTGTCCACACAATGGCAGCGACGGCCAGCAGCACCGCAGCCACGGTGATCGATTGGGTGATCAAGAAACCGATCATGATCATGACGACCAGACCGAGTCCTGCCATGGACACACCCCAGGTCAGACCCATCAGCCCGGCGGATCGGGGCCGCTCCCAACGTCCGTACATTCGCGTTGTCATCGACGGACCTCCATGGGGCCGGGTTCGTCGGGGCCTATCTCGTTGGCGACTTGATCGCGTACTTGATTGGCTGCACTCGCTCCGGCTTGGACTCCGGCGTTGGCGGCTGCCACCCACGGCCCACCAGCGGCACCGCCCGCTGCCGAGCCAGCCGTTGAGGTCCCCGGCGTCGCACTGCCAGTGGGAACAGCTGGAGTCGGCTGTTGGCTACCGCTGCGACCACCTCCCCCGCCGTTAGTTGTTGAGGCCGTGGTGGATTCACTACCTGTCATCACCCGACCGCCACCACTGCCGTGCCCGGATCCGCTCTGCCCTGACGAAGAGTTCGATGAACCGCCGCTATGGACGGATTCAGTGACACCACGTGCGCCGGAAGCCGATCCCGCCGCCGACGCGGCACCGGAGGCAGCGAGGCCGCCCGCCGCGCCCAATGCCATAGCGGCACCGGCCCCGCCGCCGCCGCCCATCGTGGCGACCGCAGGCGCGACCATGCGCATGATCGCGGGCAATACCAGCGCCACCAGGGCAAGCAGGATCAGCCCAAGCAGTGCCATTTGAGGGTCGTCGCCGGGAGTGCCGGCGGCGGCGAAGGCCACGACGTAAACGAGCGCACCTACGGGTTTGAACAGCACGAAGGCGATCGACCACGTCAGCAAGCGTTTGTAGGCACCCGAACCCGGTCCTGTGCCCGCCGCTGAGGCGGCAACCGGCAGTAACGCGACGACCACGATCAGCAGTGCTTGTCGGATCACCAGCAGAATGACCTGGACCAGCGCTCCGATGAATCCGATCGTGCCGAGGATGAACATCGCTCCGAGCCCCAGTCCCCCGTCGCTGTCGACGAGGGAGTCGAAACTGACCATGTTGTGCAGGACGTTCACCGCGTCGTTGTGCGTGATATCGAGGAGGACCCAGGTCGAGAAGCTGTCTCCTGCCCTGGTTCCCGCGGTGATGACGGCGGCGAACATCCAGCTGCCGAACACAGCGCGGGCGAAGGTCAGGAAGGACTCCTGAGTTTCGGCCGCCAACCCGACCTGCCCAGGCAGACCGCCCCGCTTGGCCATCATCAATCTGGCGGCCGTGAGGAGCACCGCACCAGTCATCAGCAGCACTTGAAGTCCGGTCGTGTACTCGCGCACCGTGGCCAGGACGGGCGAGACTTGGCCCGATCCCGATCCGAGCACTGGAGAGGGCAGGGCGACCCACCACGACAAGGCCCATTCCAGCTGTCGGCCGAACCCCTGGAGCATCGAGTTGACGATGGCTTCGAAACTGCCCTGTGCCGCGTCCTTCACTGCGTCGCCGCCCACCTTGCACGCCAGGTCGGCGCCAGGGATATAGCACGGGAGGGGCTTGGCTGAGGCGCTGCCGGTGCCCAGGATCATCGATTCGGCCACCACAATGCCGGTGAATGGCACCGTGAGCAGAATGCGTCGGCCGATCATCGCCATACCCCGAAGTCGGCCAGCGAGGTGACCAACGTGGACGCCGCCCACAGGGCTCCCACGTCCTCTGGGGCACGGATACGCCAGTCGCCGTCGACCCAGACCATCGGCCAGGAGGAGAATCCCGACTTGCCTTGCGGGGTACGGACTCCCAGCTGCACGACAGCGAAATCGTCGCGGTAGCCGACGACTTTGATTCCTGCTGGGACGACGACGTATTTCGCGGCGTCGGGGTTGTCGCGGCGGCTGCTGGCGTATCGCTCGAGCAACGCTGCCTGGTCTCCGACAAATCGTGCTGCCACTACCCGCTGCCAGACCCCATCGGGGGCTGCCAGCGCGCGAGCCATCGCGTCGGCGGCGGCCAGGCCAGCACCCTGCGGTGTATGTGCGAATCCGGATGCGATGCCGCCATCGATACGCGCTGGGCCATCGCTGCGGGATGCGGGCAACGCTGCGCCGTTCCACCCCCGCTGCCACATCATGCCCGCCGGTGCGGCGATGAACCACGCGGCACCGAGACCGGGGTCCGGGCCAGCTGAGTCCTGGGGCAACGCCGCACCAGCCGGGTCGGTGGGCGTTTCGAGCCGGACACCGAACAGGTCTGTCGTCGGCAGCCCGAAGGCAGGCGATCTGGGCGGATTCGCCACCGCCGTCGACGATGGGTTCGGCGGAACACTCGGCACCACAGTGGTTTTCGTGCCGGACTGCGATTCGTTGTTGTACAGCAGGGCGAGCACGGCGACGACGACGAGCGCCAAGAGCGAAGCTGTGAGGGTCAGCCCGGGTCGGAGTCCGAATGAGGTCTTGCGGCTACTCATAGCGGTAGCCAGACCATGTCAGTGGGTGTCGCGGGTACCGCTGTCACCGGTGAGGAGTCGGGGTTCTCGGGCAGCACCAGGAGCCAGTCAGTGTCGTGCCAGGCCACCGTGGCGGTATTGCGGGTCAGTGAGTTATCGGGCTGGCGGGTGAAGATGGCGACGTCTGCGGAATCTGGGGTGTAGGCCAGCAGGCTGTAACCGAGGATCTGGGGTGCGCGATCGGATGTGACCGGTTCGGTGATGGACAGTTGGATGCGTGCTGTGGCCCAGTGATCACGGCCGACTCCGGGTTGGACCATCCGGCCGACGACGCGCGACCACTGGGTGTCGTCGGCATTGGAGATTCGCACGGTGGCTTGGATGGCCGCGACCGCCGAACCGCGGGGCGAGTGTTCGTATCCGGCAGCAACTGGTCCTTCCTCGATGGTCGGCCCCTGCTGAGTTCGAGGGATCGGAATGCCTTGGAACTGTTGCCATGTCAGCCCGGTCGGTGCGGCACCAAGTTCGGCGCGGGTCGGCGATGGGCCGGTGGAGATCACCGTCGGGCCGTCGGTGCCACATCCACTGATCAGACCGGCG is part of the Nocardia sp. NBC_00565 genome and encodes:
- a CDS encoding C40 family peptidase, whose amino-acid sequence is MIVAELAAQITESGLRNLANPSVPESLRFANDGTGTNLDSLGPHQMRASVWGAVGISTLMDPSYQIGWFYDQADKISGAAAMDPAELAQAIEISGNPTAYSRDLPLAQDLYNAFAGIDVGQLPATAPGQLPAGCGADGSGLAIPGNTGPFGQAVVEAAARWLGTPYVWGGGDANGPTSGGMDCSGLTLYAIYHASQGRIRLAHYTQSQQDDPAGQTIPFAQRRPGDLIFFTQPGAAESHHVGVLYGTDEQGRDLLLHAPTFGQTVTIEPLWQGERMDVRRYG
- a CDS encoding SCO6880 family protein, whose translation is MTTRMYGRWERPRSAGLMGLTWGVSMAGLGLVVMIMIGFLITQSITVAAVLLAVAAIVWTPLVVQRAGRTGWEIVTLRTQYALARRRNETLYRAGRFSRIPGSARLPGLLADSKLMEFEAPGGRRFGLIHVRRTNHWTVVLRVIPSAQELVDQDRIDAWVEEYGTFLAAQGRSGDVVAVTSVLESVVDTRLRQRREVARLIRRGTPDYARAVMAEAAADTGGSGVRIEARIALTYRSIGRMRRDQAEQAKEIGLRLQGALSQLARAGLPATPMRAWEVFGLVRTRYDLAAQRDVEAAGEDVLGTQSWDSAGPISHDDRWDHFVHDGARSVTWEMDAAPLGAVHETALKPLLEPRPDVPRKRVAVVYRLHSPAESTSIVDSDFKDALAAEQTQQGIASASASLRVGNTQASRQEQARGAGLTRFGVLVTVTDHLGADLPGIEASVQTMSAASRLNVRRCYAFQASAFAASLGVGVILPEHASISKRVSAS